A region of Streptomyces sp. NBC_01750 DNA encodes the following proteins:
- a CDS encoding helix-turn-helix transcriptional regulator, which translates to MELVRRGGELARLEELLVASRRGEGSAVLVSGSPGTGKSALLRDFTGRAEAAGALVLNACATPAESDLALGVAGQLLSGVGAGAGWPGPYDDGGDGGAYGRGGGDVAVLFHRALREVAAAVPLVVAVDDVQYMDELSSRCLLYLCGRFGTSPILLVMGGLPPSRSGPARPLAELLRHPRCLTVDLPVFGEDAVADFLRAPAAGGMDPGAALRLAPAWHRVTGGNPRLLRGLLDDHRDCAPLRPAGPVTGTAFRRAVTGCLRPAEAGEQAVARGLAVLGDAATVTLLARLLGLHEREVAAVLDSLGATGLLAAGRWRHEAARAAVLENLPAEEHARLHSRAARLLLEDGADPRTVARHVLAAGGAGIGSGAVHGGAGQAAGTAAGAGEPWAVAVLAEAAELAMRTGEARLATRFLRAAHPACTDERRRAGLLEALARAEWESDPAAVTRHLPALEGALRSRAFDTGRAAGPVGLLLWHGRPDEAERALSALGSAGPVRELRSWLGQVYPQSARAGGGDPGAAAERVLEGIALDQAPPTIAAASLSALVYAGETQRAVHWCTMLLDAEAVPTTPVRRAVVAAAASVVHGRTGRYEEAAEYAGRALALLSPEAWGVGIGMPLSAAVAAAVCLGRYEEAARQLRVPVPEAMFRTRAGLHYLLARGRYQLAVGRLRAALGDFHACRDLLARWRLDLGGAVDWRAPAAQAERELGRGLAVQGAAEGPVAALSRAEFRVAALVAQGCTNRAIAARLYVTTSTVEQHLTNSYRKLSVRSRADLAALVTAGSV; encoded by the coding sequence GTGGAGCTGGTGCGGCGCGGTGGTGAGCTCGCCCGGTTGGAGGAGCTGCTGGTGGCCTCCCGGCGAGGAGAGGGCAGCGCCGTACTCGTCTCGGGCAGTCCCGGTACCGGCAAGAGCGCACTGCTGAGGGATTTCACCGGGCGTGCCGAAGCGGCCGGTGCTCTGGTGCTGAATGCCTGCGCGACGCCCGCCGAGTCGGACCTCGCGCTGGGTGTGGCGGGGCAGTTGCTCAGCGGTGTGGGGGCGGGGGCGGGGTGGCCGGGTCCGTATGACGACGGTGGTGACGGCGGCGCCTACGGCCGGGGCGGCGGTGACGTTGCGGTCCTCTTCCACCGGGCGCTGCGTGAAGTGGCCGCTGCGGTGCCCCTCGTCGTCGCTGTCGATGATGTGCAGTACATGGACGAGCTGTCGTCGCGCTGTCTGCTGTATCTGTGCGGCCGCTTCGGTACCTCCCCGATCCTGCTGGTCATGGGTGGGCTTCCGCCCTCCCGGTCCGGGCCCGCGCGGCCGCTGGCCGAACTGCTGCGACACCCACGGTGTCTGACGGTGGATCTGCCCGTCTTCGGCGAGGATGCCGTCGCCGACTTTCTGCGTGCGCCCGCAGCCGGCGGTATGGACCCCGGCGCGGCGCTACGTCTCGCCCCCGCCTGGCACCGAGTCACCGGCGGCAATCCCCGGCTGCTGCGCGGCTTGCTCGACGACCACCGGGACTGCGCGCCGCTGCGGCCGGCCGGGCCGGTCACCGGCACCGCGTTCAGACGGGCCGTAACCGGCTGTCTGCGTCCGGCGGAGGCCGGTGAGCAGGCTGTGGCGCGCGGCCTGGCCGTTCTCGGCGATGCGGCCACAGTCACTCTGCTCGCACGGCTGCTCGGCCTGCACGAACGTGAGGTTGCCGCAGTGCTGGACTCCCTCGGGGCTACCGGCCTGCTGGCGGCGGGCAGATGGCGTCATGAGGCGGCCCGCGCCGCGGTGCTGGAGAATCTGCCCGCTGAGGAGCATGCCCGGCTGCATTCCCGCGCGGCACGACTGCTGCTCGAGGACGGCGCCGATCCTCGTACGGTGGCCCGCCATGTGCTCGCCGCGGGCGGGGCGGGAATCGGATCCGGGGCTGTGCATGGGGGCGCCGGACAGGCGGCCGGGACAGCTGCGGGGGCCGGGGAGCCGTGGGCCGTCGCGGTGTTGGCCGAGGCCGCGGAGCTGGCGATGCGGACCGGTGAAGCGCGGCTGGCGACCCGGTTCCTGCGTGCGGCCCATCCGGCGTGCACCGATGAACGGCGGCGGGCCGGGCTGCTGGAGGCGCTCGCGCGTGCCGAGTGGGAGAGCGACCCCGCTGCGGTGACCAGGCATCTGCCCGCTCTCGAAGGGGCGCTGCGCAGCCGGGCGTTCGACACGGGCAGAGCCGCGGGACCGGTCGGGCTGCTGCTGTGGCACGGCCGTCCGGACGAGGCGGAACGGGCGCTGTCCGCACTCGGCTCCGCCGGGCCGGTAAGGGAGCTGAGGTCCTGGCTCGGGCAGGTGTACCCGCAGTCCGCACGTGCGGGAGGCGGGGATCCCGGCGCGGCCGCGGAGCGCGTGCTGGAGGGGATCGCGCTCGACCAGGCTCCGCCGACCATCGCCGCGGCTTCGCTGTCGGCGCTGGTGTACGCGGGGGAGACGCAGCGTGCTGTCCACTGGTGCACGATGCTGCTCGACGCGGAGGCGGTCCCTACGACTCCGGTACGGCGCGCGGTCGTTGCCGCGGCCGCCTCGGTGGTCCACGGCAGGACGGGCCGGTACGAGGAGGCGGCGGAGTACGCGGGGCGGGCGCTGGCGCTGCTGTCGCCCGAGGCCTGGGGGGTCGGTATCGGGATGCCGCTGTCGGCTGCGGTTGCCGCGGCGGTCTGTCTGGGCCGGTATGAGGAAGCGGCCCGGCAGTTGCGGGTGCCGGTGCCGGAGGCGATGTTCCGTACCCGTGCCGGACTGCACTATCTGCTGGCCAGGGGCCGGTACCAGCTGGCCGTCGGCCGGCTGCGTGCCGCGCTCGGCGACTTTCACGCCTGCCGGGATCTGCTCGCGCGCTGGCGCCTGGACCTGGGCGGGGCCGTCGACTGGCGGGCTCCGGCCGCACAGGCCGAGCGGGAGCTGGGGCGCGGGCTCGCGGTGCAGGGCGCGGCGGAGGGTCCGGTCGCCGCGCTCAGCCGGGCCGAGTTCCGGGTCGCCGCGCTGGTGGCGCAGGGGTGCACCAACCGGGCCATCGCGGCCCGGCTGTATGTCACCACCAGCACTGTGGAGCAGCATCTGACCAACTCGTACCGCAAGTTGAGCGTGCGGTCGCGGGCGGATCTGGCCGCGCTCGTCACGGCCGGATCCGTCTGA
- a CDS encoding 3-hydroxyacyl-CoA dehydrogenase family protein: protein MTAHSAPPVTAIVGLGSVGEALLRLLHTAGHRIVAVDTDLDVLARVGKRLKAVADGSGRPDVTFTEDFAPLHEAGLVIEAVPEDLAAKAGVLHTIVTACPPGTPVLTTTASLSVARLAISTGRPADIAGLRLFTPPLPGGPVEPVRTALTSPAVAAATDRLVESLGLTAVTVGARPAADATALVLGLLNRAVMLCDEKYATHMAIDTAMRLGCAMPSGPLETLDRIGLDTAHSALLALWRQTGDCAFEPAPLLSRMVAAGQLGHKTGEGFYTYDDTGAALTGPATEEDDTLARPVHRVGVLGSGAMARGIAEVTAVGGHPTVLVARSTDKAAAAVEAIAESLTRGVRRGKVSAVDKASALARVQGTDSMAALAGCDLVIEAVAEERDVKRAMFTALGEVCAPGTVLATTTSSLSVSTCAEASGRPADVVGLHFFNPAPVMKLVELVSTRAARPATIATARAFCRGLGRTTVQLPGPHRLHRQQPALPLPGRRPGPAGAARHGHRGDRRRCPARIRLPHGTLHPARHHRPRCVPRHPEPAVRAVPDPRVRTGGGPGAVRRRRRPRAQEPAGFSHRGSRELIALPGLPERPGDLTTRPDRPDRPDRPDRTVRRIRP, encoded by the coding sequence ATGACCGCACACAGCGCACCCCCCGTCACAGCAATCGTCGGCCTGGGCTCGGTCGGTGAGGCCCTGCTTCGCCTGCTGCACACCGCAGGCCACCGGATCGTCGCCGTCGACACCGACCTCGACGTCCTCGCCCGCGTCGGCAAACGGCTGAAGGCCGTCGCCGACGGGTCCGGCCGCCCCGACGTCACCTTCACAGAAGATTTCGCACCGCTCCACGAGGCGGGTCTGGTCATCGAGGCCGTGCCGGAGGACCTCGCGGCCAAGGCCGGCGTACTGCACACCATCGTCACGGCCTGCCCGCCCGGCACCCCCGTCCTGACCACGACCGCCTCCCTGTCGGTCGCACGCCTGGCCATCTCCACCGGCCGTCCCGCCGACATCGCGGGGCTGCGGCTGTTCACCCCGCCGCTCCCCGGTGGCCCGGTCGAGCCGGTACGCACCGCCCTGACCTCACCGGCAGTCGCCGCCGCGACGGACCGCCTCGTGGAGTCCCTGGGGCTGACCGCTGTTACGGTCGGCGCCCGTCCGGCCGCCGACGCCACCGCCCTGGTCCTCGGCCTGCTCAACCGCGCCGTCATGCTCTGCGACGAGAAATACGCCACGCACATGGCCATCGACACCGCCATGCGGTTGGGATGCGCCATGCCGTCCGGCCCGCTGGAGACCCTCGACCGCATCGGGCTCGACACCGCGCACTCCGCCCTCCTCGCCCTGTGGCGGCAGACCGGCGACTGCGCCTTCGAACCCGCCCCGCTGCTCAGCCGCATGGTCGCCGCCGGGCAACTCGGCCACAAAACCGGGGAAGGCTTCTACACCTACGACGACACGGGCGCCGCCCTCACCGGCCCGGCCACCGAAGAAGACGACACACTCGCCAGGCCCGTACACCGTGTCGGCGTACTGGGATCGGGCGCCATGGCACGCGGCATCGCCGAGGTCACCGCCGTGGGCGGACACCCCACAGTGCTGGTGGCCCGCAGCACGGACAAGGCCGCAGCGGCCGTCGAGGCCATCGCCGAGTCGCTGACCCGCGGTGTGCGCCGGGGCAAGGTCAGCGCCGTGGACAAGGCCTCCGCCCTCGCACGCGTCCAGGGCACCGACTCCATGGCCGCGCTCGCCGGCTGCGACCTGGTGATCGAGGCTGTCGCCGAGGAACGGGACGTCAAGCGCGCCATGTTCACCGCGCTCGGCGAGGTGTGCGCGCCCGGCACGGTACTGGCGACAACCACCTCCAGCCTGTCCGTCTCGACCTGCGCCGAGGCCTCCGGCCGTCCCGCCGACGTCGTCGGCCTCCACTTCTTCAACCCGGCCCCGGTGATGAAGCTCGTGGAACTGGTAAGCACCCGGGCGGCGCGCCCCGCCACCATCGCAACAGCCCGCGCGTTCTGCCGCGGACTGGGCAGGACCACGGTGCAGTTGCCCGGACCGCACCGGCTTCATCGTCAACAGCCTGCTCTTCCCCTACCTGGGCGCCGCCCTGGCCCTGCTGGAGCGGCACGACACGGACATCGAGGAGACCGACGCCGCTGTCCGGCACGGATTCGGTTACCCCATGGGACCCTTCACCCTGCTCGACACCATCGGCCTCGATGTGTCCCTCGCCATCCAGAACCGGCTGTACGAGCAGTTCCAGACCCCCGAGTACGAACCGGCGGCGGCCCTGGCGCAGTTCGTCGCCGGCGGCGCCCTCGGGCGCAAGAACCGGCGGGGTTTTCGCACCGCGGCAGCCGCGAGCTGATCGCCCTACCGGGCCTGCCCGAGCGGCCCGGCGACCTGACCACCCGGCCCGACCGGCCCGACCGGCCCGACCGGCCCGACCGGACGGTCAGACGGATCCGGCCGTGA
- the ccrA gene encoding crotonyl-CoA carboxylase/reductase, with protein MDEIIGAVLCEDATPRDFSNLRLPQSYRAGVVRKEDVGMFEGMASADKDPRKSLHLQDVPVPLPNAGEALVAVMASSVNYNTVWSSIFEPLPTFGFLERYARRSADAARHDQPYHVIGSDLAGVVLRTGPGVNRWKPGDRVVAHCLSVELESSDGHNDTMLDPEQRIWGFETNFGGLAEIALVKSNQLMPKAEHLTWEEAAAPGLVNSTAYRQLVSRNGAGMKQGDNVLIWGASGGLGSYATQFALAGGANPICVVSSAQKADICRAMGAEAIIDRNAEGYKFWKDEHNQDPREWKRFGKRIRELTGGEDVDIVFEHPGRETFGASVYVTRKGGTIVTCASTSGYNHEYDNRYLWMSLKRIIGSHFANYREAWEANRLVAKGKIHPTLSKVYPLEETGQAAYEVHRNLHQGKVGVLALAPREGLGVREGELREKHIDAINRFREGEAHTS; from the coding sequence GTGGACGAGATCATCGGTGCCGTTCTCTGCGAGGACGCGACGCCCCGGGACTTCTCCAACCTGCGGCTCCCGCAGAGCTACCGGGCAGGCGTGGTCCGCAAGGAAGACGTCGGCATGTTCGAGGGCATGGCCTCGGCCGACAAGGACCCGCGCAAGTCACTGCACCTCCAAGACGTTCCGGTGCCCCTGCCGAACGCCGGCGAGGCCCTGGTCGCCGTCATGGCGAGCTCCGTCAACTACAACACCGTCTGGAGCTCGATCTTCGAGCCGCTGCCGACCTTCGGGTTCCTGGAGCGCTACGCGAGACGCTCCGCCGACGCGGCCCGCCACGACCAGCCGTACCACGTCATCGGTTCCGACCTGGCGGGCGTCGTGCTGCGCACCGGCCCCGGCGTCAACCGCTGGAAACCGGGCGACCGGGTCGTCGCGCACTGTCTTTCGGTGGAGCTGGAGTCCTCGGACGGCCACAACGACACGATGCTCGACCCCGAGCAGCGCATCTGGGGTTTCGAGACGAACTTCGGCGGCCTCGCCGAGATCGCTCTCGTCAAGTCCAACCAGCTGATGCCCAAGGCCGAGCATCTGACCTGGGAGGAGGCAGCGGCTCCGGGGCTGGTCAACTCCACCGCGTACCGCCAGCTCGTCTCGCGCAACGGCGCGGGCATGAAGCAGGGCGACAACGTGCTGATCTGGGGCGCCAGCGGCGGTCTCGGCTCATACGCCACCCAGTTCGCGCTGGCCGGTGGCGCCAACCCGATCTGTGTGGTCTCCAGCGCGCAGAAGGCGGACATCTGCCGGGCGATGGGCGCCGAGGCGATCATCGACCGCAACGCCGAGGGCTACAAGTTCTGGAAGGACGAGCACAACCAGGACCCGCGCGAGTGGAAGCGCTTCGGCAAGCGCATCCGCGAGCTGACCGGCGGCGAGGACGTGGACATCGTCTTCGAGCACCCGGGCCGCGAGACCTTCGGCGCCAGCGTGTACGTCACCCGCAAGGGCGGCACCATCGTCACCTGCGCCTCCACCTCCGGCTACAACCACGAGTACGACAACCGCTACCTGTGGATGTCGCTGAAGCGGATCATCGGCTCGCACTTCGCCAACTACCGCGAGGCGTGGGAGGCCAACCGCCTGGTCGCCAAGGGCAAGATCCACCCGACGCTGTCGAAGGTCTACCCGCTGGAGGAGACCGGCCAGGCCGCCTACGAGGTCCACCGCAACCTCCACCAGGGCAAGGTCGGCGTGCTGGCGCTGGCACCCCGCGAGGGTCTGGGTGTGCGCGAAGGGGAGCTGCGCGAGAAGCACATCGACGCCATCAACCGCTTCCGTGAAGGCGAGGCTCACACGTCATGA
- a CDS encoding thioesterase II family protein: MTPNPGDSPWFRNYGPAPDACVRLVCLPHAGGSASFYFPLARALSPKIEVLAVQYPGRQDRHAEPCVQNIEDMADRIAEALGPWTDRPYALFGHSMGAMVGFEVARRMEASGEGPLELFVSGRQAPSRDRGEQWHPRTDEEVVAEIRALEGTGESLLDDPEVLRMILPALRADYGAVQRYRYRPGPALECPVTAITGDRDPKATVDAVRAWQDHTLGGFCLRVLPGGHFYLVGEQDEVLRTVRDRLAGTPVAAR; encoded by the coding sequence ATGACGCCCAATCCCGGCGACAGCCCCTGGTTCAGGAACTACGGTCCGGCTCCCGACGCGTGCGTACGTCTTGTCTGCCTGCCGCACGCCGGAGGCTCGGCCAGCTTCTACTTCCCTCTCGCTCGTGCTCTCTCGCCGAAGATCGAGGTGCTGGCCGTCCAGTACCCCGGCCGGCAGGACCGGCACGCCGAGCCGTGCGTCCAGAACATCGAGGACATGGCGGACCGGATCGCCGAGGCACTGGGGCCGTGGACGGACCGTCCGTACGCGCTGTTCGGGCACAGCATGGGTGCCATGGTCGGGTTCGAGGTGGCGCGCCGGATGGAGGCCTCGGGCGAGGGGCCCCTCGAGCTGTTCGTCTCGGGCCGCCAGGCCCCTTCGCGGGACCGGGGCGAGCAGTGGCACCCCAGGACCGACGAGGAGGTCGTCGCCGAGATCAGGGCGCTGGAAGGCACCGGCGAGAGTCTTCTCGACGACCCGGAGGTGCTGCGCATGATCCTCCCCGCGCTGCGCGCCGACTACGGGGCCGTGCAGCGATACCGCTACCGGCCGGGCCCCGCGCTGGAATGCCCCGTCACCGCGATCACCGGCGACCGTGACCCCAAGGCCACGGTCGACGCGGTCCGTGCCTGGCAGGACCACACCCTGGGCGGCTTTTGCCTGCGGGTCCTGCCCGGCGGCCACTTCTACCTGGTCGGCGAGCAGGACGAGGTGCTGCGTACGGTACGCGACCGGCTGGCCGGGACTCCGGTGGCCGCGCGATGA
- a CDS encoding 3-oxoacyl-ACP synthase III family protein codes for MTVYSPAVGGIGILGTGSYLPEQVMSNEVVGARAGVSAEWIERKTGIVERRYAAGHEAASDLAVEAAVRALDDSGTDAADIAWIVVATSTPDHPQPATAAFVQHRLGAHGAAAFDVNAVCSGFIAALHTGARLLAAPGSDGGRRRALVIGSEVYSRIIDPADRRTAPLFGDGAGAVVLGSVTEGRGLVGTAMRTDGHLHALIGVTAGGSRKPASAKTVDRGDHFFRMQGREVRDFVVRELPDVVAGTLAAFGVPADEVDHFVPHQANGEMLRGVVGALGLTSARTHLPVDRHGNTGAASIPLALDHACRQGAVADDETVLLAGFGGGMTTGAVLLRWGR; via the coding sequence ATGACGGTCTACTCGCCGGCCGTGGGCGGCATCGGGATCCTGGGCACCGGGTCGTACCTGCCCGAACAGGTCATGTCCAACGAGGTGGTCGGGGCCCGCGCCGGGGTGAGCGCCGAGTGGATCGAGCGCAAGACCGGCATCGTCGAACGGCGCTACGCGGCCGGTCACGAGGCGGCGTCCGACCTCGCAGTGGAGGCCGCCGTCCGGGCACTGGACGACTCCGGCACCGACGCGGCCGACATCGCCTGGATCGTCGTCGCCACATCCACCCCCGACCATCCCCAGCCGGCCACTGCCGCGTTCGTCCAGCACCGGCTGGGCGCGCACGGTGCGGCCGCGTTCGACGTGAACGCCGTGTGCAGCGGTTTCATCGCTGCGCTGCACACCGGAGCCAGGCTGCTGGCCGCGCCCGGGAGTGATGGCGGACGGCGCCGCGCTCTGGTCATCGGCAGCGAGGTCTACTCCCGCATCATCGACCCGGCCGATCGCAGGACGGCGCCGCTGTTCGGCGACGGGGCCGGGGCCGTGGTGCTCGGTTCCGTCACCGAGGGACGCGGGCTGGTGGGCACCGCCATGCGCACCGACGGGCATCTGCACGCGCTGATCGGTGTGACGGCGGGCGGCAGCAGGAAGCCCGCCTCGGCCAAGACCGTCGACCGCGGCGACCACTTCTTCCGTATGCAGGGGCGGGAGGTGCGGGACTTCGTCGTCCGGGAACTGCCGGACGTGGTGGCGGGCACGCTCGCCGCTTTCGGGGTACCGGCGGACGAGGTCGACCACTTCGTACCGCACCAGGCCAACGGGGAGATGCTCCGCGGCGTGGTCGGCGCGCTCGGGCTTACCTCGGCGCGGACGCATCTGCCGGTGGACCGGCACGGCAACACCGGCGCCGCCTCGATTCCCCTGGCGCTCGACCACGCGTGCCGTCAGGGTGCCGTGGCCGATGACGAGACGGTACTGCTGGCCGGGTTCGGCGGCGGGATGACGACGGGGGCGGTCCTGCTGCGCTGGGGGCGCTGA
- a CDS encoding AfsR/SARP family transcriptional regulator, with the protein MTVTGVGPAAPAAAGYDARDTKDESDGKTEFRLLGPVEIHDGHRGAHIVPPGSKQRALLSIFVVLADQMISTDRLIEELWGEQTPSNAANALQAHVGRLRKLLPSRGGPCAPDHEWITTWPSGYLLSLGPATTDVQHFHRLSAQGRAAIATDPGHATELLRRALSLWRGPALQDSRYGPLCTAEADRLEENRLTTLETLYEASLRSAQHGEITGELEKLTADHPLHERFYDLLMVALYRCGRQAEALGVYERARHRLVKAIGVEPGPALRGRMEAILNHHPGLAALSPPPLELTPPPPPGLSGEIARLQRRIVELTGEQQALARRFDALVAGLPGTP; encoded by the coding sequence GTGACCGTCACCGGCGTCGGCCCGGCGGCCCCGGCCGCTGCCGGGTACGACGCGAGGGACACGAAGGACGAGAGCGACGGAAAGACGGAGTTCCGCCTCCTGGGCCCGGTGGAGATACACGACGGCCACCGCGGTGCGCACATCGTGCCGCCCGGCTCCAAGCAGCGTGCCCTGCTCTCCATCTTCGTCGTACTGGCCGATCAGATGATCTCCACCGACCGGCTCATCGAGGAACTGTGGGGCGAGCAGACCCCGTCGAACGCCGCGAACGCGCTCCAGGCCCATGTGGGACGGTTGCGCAAGCTGCTGCCCTCCAGGGGCGGACCCTGCGCGCCGGACCACGAGTGGATCACCACCTGGCCGTCGGGCTATCTGCTGAGCCTGGGCCCGGCCACCACGGACGTGCAGCACTTCCACCGGCTGTCCGCGCAGGGGCGCGCGGCGATCGCCACGGACCCCGGTCACGCCACCGAACTGCTGCGCCGGGCCCTGTCCCTGTGGCGCGGCCCCGCGCTCCAGGACAGCAGATACGGACCGCTCTGCACGGCGGAGGCCGACCGCCTGGAGGAGAACCGGCTGACCACGCTGGAGACGCTCTACGAGGCGAGTCTGCGCAGCGCGCAGCACGGCGAGATCACCGGCGAGCTGGAGAAACTGACTGCCGATCACCCGCTGCACGAGCGGTTCTACGACCTGCTGATGGTCGCCCTCTACCGGTGCGGCCGGCAGGCCGAGGCGCTGGGCGTCTACGAAAGGGCGCGCCACCGCCTGGTCAAGGCCATCGGCGTCGAGCCCGGCCCGGCGCTGCGCGGACGGATGGAGGCGATCTTGAACCACCACCCCGGCCTGGCCGCGCTGTCCCCTCCGCCCCTCGAGCTGACGCCCCCTCCCCCACCTGGCCTGAGCGGCGAGATCGCCAGGCTGCAACGGCGGATCGTGGAACTCACGGGCGAACAGCAGGCGCTGGCACGGCGCTTCGACGCCCTGGTGGCGGGCCTGCCCGGCACACCGTGA
- a CDS encoding thioesterase II family protein, which translates to MEVRLFVFHHAGGSHLLYRDWPGRFPADWELRLVDAPGRGMLADRPPIGDADELVDHFLDELGPELNGPYALFGHSMGGLVAYELTRRLLAQGRTPPFWLGLSARGTPRPGGDGSRRHLLSDAGLRRELAVMGGTPSFVLDDPELWELFEPAIRTDLRLVENWRPAPDPAPLPVPLSVFGGTRDTVAEPERLAGWAERTERFLGMHLFDGGHFYFQPDPAPLTGRITQDIRSALAVSRHAVPR; encoded by the coding sequence ATGGAAGTGCGCCTGTTCGTGTTCCACCACGCCGGTGGTTCCCATCTGCTGTACCGCGACTGGCCCGGCCGCTTCCCGGCCGACTGGGAGCTACGGCTGGTGGACGCCCCCGGCCGCGGGATGCTGGCCGACCGGCCGCCCATCGGGGACGCCGACGAGCTGGTGGACCACTTCCTCGACGAGCTCGGTCCCGAACTGAACGGCCCCTACGCCCTGTTCGGCCACAGCATGGGCGGCCTCGTCGCGTACGAACTCACCCGTCGGCTGCTCGCGCAGGGCCGCACGCCGCCCTTCTGGCTCGGCCTGTCGGCACGCGGCACGCCCCGCCCCGGCGGCGACGGCTCCCGACGCCATCTGCTGTCCGACGCCGGCCTGCGCCGCGAACTGGCCGTGATGGGCGGCACTCCCTCGTTCGTACTCGACGACCCCGAGCTGTGGGAGCTGTTCGAGCCCGCCATCCGCACCGACCTGCGGCTCGTGGAGAACTGGCGCCCCGCGCCCGACCCGGCACCGCTGCCCGTACCGCTGTCGGTCTTCGGAGGCACCCGGGACACGGTGGCGGAGCCCGAGCGCCTCGCCGGCTGGGCAGAGCGCACCGAACGGTTCCTGGGTATGCACCTGTTCGATGGCGGACACTTCTACTTCCAGCCCGACCCCGCCCCGCTGACCGGCCGAATCACCCAGGACATCCGCTCTGCCCTCGCCGTGTCCCGGCACGCGGTGCCGCGGTGA
- a CDS encoding AfsR/SARP family transcriptional regulator codes for MEIQVLGPLSADVKGVSIVPTAGKPRQILALLAFYPGRVMPVPTLMEEIWGTNLPQSAMTTLQTYILQLRRRLGTAMGPDAPGTAKEVLVTRHGGYLLQIPPESVDVYHYEKLVAAGQSAFDEAEDEKAAGLFRDALAKWNGSALVDVRVGPILEIEVMRLEESRLGTVERRIDAELRLGRHTELLAELTELIARHPQHEGLHSQAMVALYRSGRQATALDVYRKLRARLIEELGVEPSPQLQRLHQAMLAVDPALDVMCGPRRTSTFDLYAA; via the coding sequence GTGGAGATTCAGGTTCTTGGCCCGTTGAGTGCCGACGTAAAAGGGGTATCGATCGTTCCGACCGCGGGCAAGCCACGGCAGATTCTTGCCTTGCTCGCCTTCTATCCGGGCCGGGTCATGCCCGTGCCCACCCTCATGGAGGAGATATGGGGCACCAACCTGCCCCAGAGCGCCATGACTACGCTGCAGACCTACATCCTGCAGCTGCGCCGACGTCTGGGCACCGCGATGGGTCCGGACGCGCCCGGCACGGCGAAGGAGGTCCTCGTCACCCGGCACGGCGGCTACCTGCTGCAGATTCCGCCGGAGAGCGTCGACGTGTACCACTACGAGAAGCTGGTGGCCGCGGGCCAGAGCGCCTTCGACGAAGCCGAGGACGAGAAGGCCGCGGGACTGTTCCGCGACGCGCTCGCCAAGTGGAACGGCTCCGCGCTCGTGGACGTACGGGTCGGGCCGATCCTGGAGATCGAGGTCATGCGGCTGGAGGAGAGCCGGCTCGGCACGGTGGAGCGGCGCATCGACGCCGAACTCCGTCTGGGCAGGCACACCGAACTGCTCGCCGAGCTCACCGAACTGATAGCCCGTCACCCGCAGCACGAGGGGCTCCACTCCCAGGCGATGGTGGCGCTCTACCGGTCGGGCCGCCAGGCCACGGCGCTGGACGTCTACCGCAAGCTGAGGGCGCGGCTGATCGAGGAGCTGGGCGTCGAGCCCTCGCCGCAGTTGCAGCGGCTGCACCAGGCGATGCTCGCGGTCGACCCGGCGCTGGACGTCATGTGCGGACCGCGCCGTACCTCCACCTTCGACCTGTACGCGGCCTGA
- a CDS encoding thioesterase II family protein — translation MSEDQPVRIHCFAHAGAGVSSFYSWTESLGPDVRAQPMLLPGREGRRGEPRVTGREALLADLAGLFADPEPGPYVLYGHSLGAMIAYTLTRALHEAGLPGPALLAVGACPPPDAASGLSDACAAPDEELLRLLEEVDGVPEGAAPGGFWYRAVMPVLRDDLALASSLRTAARKPVVGGPLSVPLLVVSGADDPLAQPETMAGWRRWTEGRVVTRTVPGGHFFVRDRELPRLLGRACRVVRRATAGLVPAGVQT, via the coding sequence ATGTCCGAAGACCAGCCGGTGCGGATCCACTGCTTCGCGCATGCCGGAGCGGGAGTCTCTTCCTTCTACAGCTGGACGGAGTCGCTGGGCCCGGACGTCCGGGCCCAGCCGATGCTGCTGCCCGGCAGGGAAGGCAGGCGCGGCGAGCCCCGGGTGACCGGCCGTGAGGCGCTGCTGGCCGACCTGGCGGGGCTGTTCGCCGATCCGGAGCCCGGACCGTACGTGCTGTACGGGCACAGCCTGGGCGCCATGATCGCCTACACGTTGACCCGTGCGCTGCACGAGGCCGGACTGCCCGGCCCCGCTCTCCTCGCCGTGGGTGCCTGTCCGCCGCCCGACGCCGCCTCCGGTCTTTCCGACGCCTGCGCGGCGCCGGACGAAGAGCTTCTGCGTCTGCTCGAGGAGGTGGACGGTGTGCCCGAGGGGGCTGCCCCCGGCGGCTTCTGGTACCGGGCCGTCATGCCGGTTCTCCGCGACGACCTCGCCCTGGCCAGCTCCCTGCGGACCGCAGCCCGTAAGCCGGTGGTCGGCGGGCCGCTGTCCGTGCCGCTGCTGGTGGTGTCCGGCGCGGACGACCCGCTGGCGCAGCCCGAGACCATGGCGGGCTGGCGGCGCTGGACCGAAGGACGGGTGGTCACCCGCACTGTGCCCGGCGGTCACTTCTTCGTACGCGACCGTGAACTGCCCCGGCTGCTCGGACGGGCCTGCCGTGTCGTACGGCGCGCCACAGCAGGCCTGGTGCCGGCCGGCGTACAGACCTGA